TTGGACGGATAGAGATATTGGCATCACAGCGCATCGAACCTTCTTCCATTTTCACATCGGATACGCCAGTGTATTGAATGATAGATTTTAATTTTTCTAAGTACGCATATGCTTCTTCTGCAGAACGAATGTCTGGTTCTGAAACGATTTCGATAAGTGGTGTTCCTTGACGGTTAATATCCACTAACGAATAACCATGAGAAGTATGGGTATTTTTCCCAGCATCTTCTTCTAAATGAAGACGAGTAATGCCGATTTTTTTCTTTTTACCACCAACTTCGATTTCAATCCAGCCATGTTCGCCAATTGGTTTATCGAATTGGGAAATTTGGTATGCTTTGGGATTATCTGGGTAAAAATAGTTTTTGCGGTCGAATTTTGTATGTTCAGCAATCTCACAGTTAATTGCCATGGCTGCTTTCATACCAAATTCCACTGCACGTTTATTTAAAACTGGTAAAACACCTGGCATTCCTAAGTCTACCACGGTTGTATTTGTATTTGGTTCTGCTCCAAAATGAGCTGGCGCAGAAGAAAATATTTTTGAATTGGTTTTTAACTCTACGTGAACCTCAAGTCCAATAACTGTTTCAAAATTCATTGCTACGCCTCCTATAAGTTTGGTTTTTCTTTATGGAATGTTGTTTCTTGTTCAAATGCGTGCGCTACTTTGTAAAGTAATGATTCTTCGAAGTAGTTACCGATAATTTGTAATCCTACCGGTAAGCCGTCTGAGAATCCACAAGGAACAGAAATAGCTGGCACACCTGCTAAGTTAATCGGAACAGTTAAAATATCGTTGGAATACATTGTAATTGGATCGTTAATCATTCCGTCAATTTTAAATGCTGTTGTCGGGGAACTAGGTCCGATAATAACATCATAGTTTTCAAATACATTAACAAAGTCTTGCTTAATTAACGTACGCGCTTGTTGTGCTTTTTTGTAGTAAGCATCGTAATAACCAGAACTTAACGCATATGTTCCAAGCATAATACGACGTTTTACTTCATCGCCAAAGCCTTCAGAACGAGTTTTTGTATAAAGTTCTTCTAAAGTAGTTGCGTTTGGAGAACGGTATCCGTAACGAACGCCGTCAAAACGAGATAGATTAGAAGAAGCTTCACTAGATGCTAAAATGTAATAACTTGCTACACCGTATTCAGAATGAGGTAAAGAAACTTCATCCCAAGTCGCGCCAAGTTTTTCAAGTGTTTTAAGCGCATCTAATACTGCTTGTTTTACGCCAGGATCAACGCCTTCGCCAAGATATTCTTTTGGAACACCGATGCGTAAGCCTTTAATGTCTCCTGTTAAGCTATCTGAGAAGCGTTCAACTGGTTGGTTGATGGAAGTTGAATCATTTGCATCTAAACCAGAAATTGCTTCTAGTAAATAGGCATTATCTTCTACATTTTTAGTAATTGGACCGATTTGGTCTAAGGAAGACGCAAAGGCAATTAAACCAAAACGAGATACACGGCCATATGTAGGTTTCATTCCGACTACCCCACAAAAAGCTGCTGGTTGGCGAATCGAGCCGCCAGTGTCACTACCAAGCGAGAATAAAACTTCGCCAGCTGCAACTGCAGATGCACTACCACCTGAAGAGCCACCAGGAACTCTTGATAAATCCCACGGGTTATGTGTTTTGTGGAAATACGATGTTTCTGTCGAAGATCCCATCGCAAATTCATCCATGTTTAATTTTCCGATATTAATTGTTTGCGCGTTTTTTAATTTAGACACAACAGTTGCATCGTAAATTGGATCGAAGTTTTCTAAAATTTTACTTGCTGCTGTTGTGCGCAAGCTTTTTGTAACAATATTATCTTTAATCCCGATTGGAAGACCTGCAAGCATATTGTTAGGATCAATACCAGCATCTCCAAGTTCTTCTGCGACACCAAATGCTGCTTCTTTATTTAAAGTAATAAAAGAACCAACTTTGTCCTCTACAGATTCAATTCGGTTGAAAGATTCTGATACTAAATCAAATGGTGAAATCTCTTTTTTTACTAATTTATCATGTAGTTCTTTTACTGAAAAATCAAATAAACCCAAAATATTTTCCCTCCTTAGCCTATTTATTGTTCCATAATTGTAGGTACTTTGAACATGCCGTCTTGCTCATCTGGTGCATTTTTTAGTACTTCTTTACGATCTAACCCTTTTGTTGCCACATCTTCACGTAATACATTGGATACGTCAATTGCATGGCTGGTAGGTTCTACGTTTGTAGTATCTAAAGTATTTAATTGCTCTACTAGCTCAATAATTTTACCAAGCTGACCAGCAAAAGCAGTTGCTTCGGTTTCTGATACTTCTAGTTTGGCAAGGTTTGCTACTTTTTCTACAGTTTCTTTTGATATATTTGACAAAATGCCATCCTCCTTTTTAGTGTTACTTTCTATGCGGTAGTGCTTCCCGCCTATTAAAAATGGGAAGAACTGTCCTCTCCTGCATAATTATACAACAGGAAAGAACAATTCGCATTGTTTTTATTAATCGTAAATGTGAGCAGTTGCTGCATCTTCATTTGCTTTTCTTGTAATTAATGCAGCTGGACCATCCGTTGTTGAAATATTGACTTGCAAATCAGCAGTCTTTGGAATATGTTGTCCAACTAAATCCGTTACATACTGTGTAAAGCCGATAATCTCTGCTTCACCATAAAATTGTAATGGAATATCAATGTTTAGTTCAGCTAGTTGTCCGTCCTCATATCGACCACGACCAACGACACCTGTGAAGTTTGGATAATAATCTTCAATTGCTTTTTTGAAATTCAAGAAGTTGTCATTGTCAGTTTTGTGATCTTTGGCAGATTCAGTTGATGGTAAAACATAATTTTTTTCATCAATATCTTTCCAACCAGAAAGACTATCACCATTAGCTGTTGCATACGCAATGTAATTTCCTGGAGCTACCGCATCACGAGCACCTTGCTTGTAAATAGCTATCGTTACGGGAACATTTTCTAAACCTTTTGTTTGGCGAATACGATTTAACACAGTGGCAGACATTTCTTTCCCTTGTGCTAATAAATCGCTATCGCTAATGGCTTGTTCGTAAGTGTCTCCGTATTTTTCTTTTTGATAATAATCGACTGAATTCATCGCTAGTGCGATAGAAATCCCGCCAAGTGCCACGGTATCTTTGTCCGTTTGTTTCAAATAATCTTGTTCTAAAATATGCGCTAGATAGATTGGATTACGATTTTCGCCGTTACCATTACTTTCTGGATTTAACCCATTCGGATTTTTATCGCTTTTTCTATCTAACCATTTTTCTAACGTTTCTTTATCCAAATATTGCCCTTCTTGGAAAAGGTAATTATCTGGAGAGTATTTATTTTGAGAAACACGCATTAAACCAGCTTCTAATTCGTTAATATCATATCGTGAATAAATATTCGATACGACAAGGCCGCGAGATTTACTTGCTTTGTATGGTAGTACGGTTTTGTAATAATTGGATGAGATTTGGTTTTTTGTCATGATGCCCGTTTCCGCTTTGGAATCATCTTTTTGTACCACTTTATCATTTGAGTCAAGTTTTGGGGCACAGCCAGAGAGCACAAGCGTTAAGCCGAGCGCTGCTATTATGAGTTTTTTCATTCGTTTAATCCACCTTCGTCTGGTAAGTACTCTATTAAGTCTTCTTCTGACCAAATAGGAATGGCTAGTTCTTCAGCTTTGGCTAGTTTAGAACCAGCATCACTGCCAGCTACAACAACATCCGTTTTCTTACTGACGCTTCCAGAAACATTTCCTCCGAGGGATTCGATTAATGCTTTTGCATCATTCCGCGTTAACTTTTCTAATTTCCCAGTTAAGACAACGGTTTTACCTGCGAAAACAAGTTCTTCCTCAGACATATCTTCTAGTTTTGGCCCTGTATAGGTCATATTGACGCCAGCCCTTTTTAGTTCTTCTAATAAATCATGTACTTCTTCATTCGCAAAATAGGTCACAATACTGTCTGCCATTTTTTCACCAATGTCGTTAATACTTGTCAGTGTTTCCTTGTCTGCTACTTTCAAATTATCCATTGTATCGAAATGAATGGCAAGTGATTTGGCGGCTTTTGCACCAACATGGCGAATGCCTAAGCCGAAAAGTAATTTTTCAAGCGAATTTTGTTTACTTGCTTCGATGGATGCCAGTAAATTAGTTACTGATTTCTCACCCATTCTTTCTAATTCTAACAGTTTCTCCTTCGAAAGGAAAAACAAATCTGCTACATCTTTAATTAAATGCTGTGAAAACAGCTGGATAATCACTTTTTCGCCGAGGCCATCAATGTTCATCGCATTCCTGGAAACAAAGTGGATAAGTCCTTCTTTTATTTGAGCTGGGCATTTAGGATTAATACATCTCAACGCCACTTCTTCCTCTAAACGAACCAATTCACTGTCGCACGTTGGACAATTTTTCGGCATATGGAAGGGTTCTTCACTTCCGCTACGTTCTTCGGTGATGCTTTTAATGACTTCTGGAATGATATCGCCAGCTTTTTTGATTAAAACGGTGTCGCCAATGCGGATGTCTTTTTCCGTAATTAAATCTTCGTTATGAAGCGAAGCGCGGCTAACGGTTGTTCCTGCCACTCTCACTGGTTCTAACACGGCGGTGGGAGTTATCACACCTGTTCTACCAACATTTAATTCGATATCGAGTAACTTAGTTGGTACTTCTTCGGCTGGGAATTTATAAGCAATCGACCAACGAGGCGATTTAACGGTGGTCCCCATTTGGCGTTGTTGCTCTAGGTTGTTTAATTTTAAAACAATGCCGTCAATATCGTATGCTAAGCCGGCGCGTTTTTCTGTCCATTCTTCAATGTACGCATAAACTTCTTCTAAACTGTTGCAAAGTCGGCGTTCTTTATTGACTTTAAGACCAAGTGTTTCAAGCATATCTAAGCCGGCGCTATGAGTTTCAACGCCCATTTCGCCAAAATCTGCTACTGCATAAAGGAAGATATCAAGATTTCTCGACGCTGCAATTTTTGTGTCCAATTGTCGAAGCGAGCCAGCCGCAGCATTTCGTGGATTGGCAAATAACATCTGGCCTTCTTCTTCACGAATTTCATTTAGTTTTTGGAAGGAGCGTTTTGGCATGAAAGCCTCACCGCGAACTTCAATGGAATAGTCCTTTTGAAGTTTCATTGGGATGGAGCGAATTGTACGCAAGTTAGCAGTAATGTCTTCCCCAATGGTTCCATCACCACGAGTAGCACCTTGTTTATATTTACCATTTTCGTATTGAAGAGATACTGCTAGTCCGTCAATTTTAAGTTCGCACATATAAGCAATATCATCGCCCACTTTGTCGCGAATTCGGCGGTCAAAGTCTGCCAAGTCTTCTTGGTTAAAAGCGTTGGCAAGACTTAACATCGGTGTGTCATGTGCTACTTTTTTAAAACCTTCTAAAACTTCTCCGCCAACTCGTTTTGACGGAGATTCAGGTGTAACCCACTCGGGATGCGCTTCTTCTATTTTAAGTAGTTCTTGCATCTTCTGATCGTATTCGGCATCTTCTACTGTTGGATTATCAATTACATAATAATCATAGCTGTACTGATCAAGTATGTTGATTAGTTCCTCATACCTTTTTTTATCAGCCATCATTCTTCACCTGCTTTTTCCAAATTTATACTTTTTCAATTGGCGCAAATTCTGCGAGCAATCGTTTGACGCCAGTTGGGCTCGGGAATGCAATATCTAGTTCCATTCCGCTACCTTCCCCTTTGACACTGACGACTGTTCCTACGCCCCATTTTTTATGACTGGCTTTATCGCCGACTGTCCAACCAAGCGTTTCTGCTCCAGAGGATTTATACGCAGTAGTTGTTTTTTGTGGCATACGCGGTTTGGCATATGGTTTGTCTGCTTTTAATTTATTTTCATTACCTAACTCAAGTAAGTCTCGAGGGATTTCTCCAATAAAACGAGATTCCTGATTAGATGACGGGCGACCATAAAGCATCCGCGAGTAAGCGCTCGTTAGGAAAAGTTCTTCTTCCGCTCGAGTAATACCAACGTAAGCAAGTCGGCGCTCTTCTTCCATTTCTTCTTCTTCATAAATGGCTCTAGAATGTGGGAAAATCCCTTCTTCCATTCCGACTAAAAAGACAACTGGGAATTCTAGCCCTTTGGCAGAGTGAAGTGTCATCAGTGTGACAGCCCCGTTTTGTTCTTCATTGTCTTCTTCTAACTTATCGACGTCAGCAACGAGTGCTAAATCAGTTAAAAAGGCAATTAACGTTTTATCGTCATTTTCCTTCTCAAAGTTTTGTGTTACAGATAAAAACTCGTCGATATTTTCTAAACGTGTTTGTGCTTCAATAGTTCGTTCATTTTTTAGCATTGCGCGGTAGCCTGTTTTTTCAAGGATTTCTTCTACGAGTTCGGTTACGGATAAGAAATCTTGCATTTGCGTGAAGCCGCGAATCAAATCATGAAACGCAACTAAGTCTTTGCTTATTTTAGGCGAAATTCCCGCTAGTTCGATGCGGTTAAGGACTTCAAACAAGCTCAAATCATACGTGGTCGCCACATTATTTAGTTTATCTAAAGTACCTGGTCCAACGCCGCGTTTTGGTACATTAATGATACGTGTCAAACTAATATCGTCTTCATTATTACTAATCAGACGTAAATACGCCAAAATGTCTTTAATTTCTTTTCTGTCATAGAACTTCGTGCCGCCGACCATCGTGTACGCCATATTTGACTTCATGAAATATTCTTCCATTACACGGGACTGGGCATTGGTTCTATAAAGAATCGCAAAGTCAGAAAGTGGTCGATTCGAGTTATTTACTTC
The sequence above is drawn from the Listeria monocytogenes genome and encodes:
- a CDS encoding CamS family sex pheromone protein, with amino-acid sequence MKKLIIAALGLTLVLSGCAPKLDSNDKVVQKDDSKAETGIMTKNQISSNYYKTVLPYKASKSRGLVVSNIYSRYDINELEAGLMRVSQNKYSPDNYLFQEGQYLDKETLEKWLDRKSDKNPNGLNPESNGNGENRNPIYLAHILEQDYLKQTDKDTVALGGISIALAMNSVDYYQKEKYGDTYEQAISDSDLLAQGKEMSATVLNRIRQTKGLENVPVTIAIYKQGARDAVAPGNYIAYATANGDSLSGWKDIDEKNYVLPSTESAKDHKTDNDNFLNFKKAIEDYYPNFTGVVGRGRYEDGQLAELNIDIPLQFYGEAEIIGFTQYVTDLVGQHIPKTADLQVNISTTDGPAALITRKANEDAATAHIYD
- the gatC gene encoding Asp-tRNA(Asn)/Glu-tRNA(Gln) amidotransferase subunit GatC, with amino-acid sequence MSNISKETVEKVANLAKLEVSETEATAFAGQLGKIIELVEQLNTLDTTNVEPTSHAIDVSNVLREDVATKGLDRKEVLKNAPDEQDGMFKVPTIMEQ
- the ligA gene encoding NAD-dependent DNA ligase LigA, producing MADKKRYEELINILDQYSYDYYVIDNPTVEDAEYDQKMQELLKIEEAHPEWVTPESPSKRVGGEVLEGFKKVAHDTPMLSLANAFNQEDLADFDRRIRDKVGDDIAYMCELKIDGLAVSLQYENGKYKQGATRGDGTIGEDITANLRTIRSIPMKLQKDYSIEVRGEAFMPKRSFQKLNEIREEEGQMLFANPRNAAAGSLRQLDTKIAASRNLDIFLYAVADFGEMGVETHSAGLDMLETLGLKVNKERRLCNSLEEVYAYIEEWTEKRAGLAYDIDGIVLKLNNLEQQRQMGTTVKSPRWSIAYKFPAEEVPTKLLDIELNVGRTGVITPTAVLEPVRVAGTTVSRASLHNEDLITEKDIRIGDTVLIKKAGDIIPEVIKSITEERSGSEEPFHMPKNCPTCDSELVRLEEEVALRCINPKCPAQIKEGLIHFVSRNAMNIDGLGEKVIIQLFSQHLIKDVADLFFLSKEKLLELERMGEKSVTNLLASIEASKQNSLEKLLFGLGIRHVGAKAAKSLAIHFDTMDNLKVADKETLTSINDIGEKMADSIVTYFANEEVHDLLEELKRAGVNMTYTGPKLEDMSEEELVFAGKTVVLTGKLEKLTRNDAKALIESLGGNVSGSVSKKTDVVVAGSDAGSKLAKAEELAIPIWSEEDLIEYLPDEGGLNE
- the gatA gene encoding Asp-tRNA(Asn)/Glu-tRNA(Gln) amidotransferase subunit GatA, with amino-acid sequence MGLFDFSVKELHDKLVKKEISPFDLVSESFNRIESVEDKVGSFITLNKEAAFGVAEELGDAGIDPNNMLAGLPIGIKDNIVTKSLRTTAASKILENFDPIYDATVVSKLKNAQTINIGKLNMDEFAMGSSTETSYFHKTHNPWDLSRVPGGSSGGSASAVAAGEVLFSLGSDTGGSIRQPAAFCGVVGMKPTYGRVSRFGLIAFASSLDQIGPITKNVEDNAYLLEAISGLDANDSTSINQPVERFSDSLTGDIKGLRIGVPKEYLGEGVDPGVKQAVLDALKTLEKLGATWDEVSLPHSEYGVASYYILASSEASSNLSRFDGVRYGYRSPNATTLEELYTKTRSEGFGDEVKRRIMLGTYALSSGYYDAYYKKAQQARTLIKQDFVNVFENYDVIIGPSSPTTAFKIDGMINDPITMYSNDILTVPINLAGVPAISVPCGFSDGLPVGLQIIGNYFEESLLYKVAHAFEQETTFHKEKPNL
- the pcrA gene encoding DNA helicase PcrA, with translation MNAKELVDGLNPEQRRAVESTEGPLLIMAGAGSGKTRVLTHRIAYLVRERGVNPYNILAITFTNKAAREMKSRIGNLMGGEAESIWISTFHSMCVRILRRDIDRIGYERNFTILDGSDQLSVIKGILKEKNVDPKKFEPRGILASISNAKNELITASEYIKEASGFYDKMVGEVYEKYEKKLKKNQALDFDDLIMVTIQLFERVPDVLEYYQRKFQYIHVDEYQDTNHAQYLLVKQLASRFKNLCVVGDSDQSIYGWRGADISNIMSFEKDYPNAKTILLEENYRSTKRILEAANRVIENNGNRKPKNLWTSNAEGKKIFYHKALTEKEEAAYVVMKIQEEVNNSNRPLSDFAILYRTNAQSRVMEEYFMKSNMAYTMVGGTKFYDRKEIKDILAYLRLISNNEDDISLTRIINVPKRGVGPGTLDKLNNVATTYDLSLFEVLNRIELAGISPKISKDLVAFHDLIRGFTQMQDFLSVTELVEEILEKTGYRAMLKNERTIEAQTRLENIDEFLSVTQNFEKENDDKTLIAFLTDLALVADVDKLEEDNEEQNGAVTLMTLHSAKGLEFPVVFLVGMEEGIFPHSRAIYEEEEMEEERRLAYVGITRAEEELFLTSAYSRMLYGRPSSNQESRFIGEIPRDLLELGNENKLKADKPYAKPRMPQKTTTAYKSSGAETLGWTVGDKASHKKWGVGTVVSVKGEGSGMELDIAFPSPTGVKRLLAEFAPIEKV